The sequence below is a genomic window from uncultured Fibrobacter sp..
ATGCCGCTGCCAGTGGCTGAGACTTTCAAAGTTCCGCTTTGATCGCTTTGATCGCTCTGTTTGCTCTGCCCGTAGATGGTCAGATTATTCGATGCATAGATTCCATGTTCTGATACACCTTTAGTTTCAATCTCCATCGTCGCTCCGTCCGCAAGGATGAGGTGTGCGTCACCGCTAAACTTGACTTGGCTCGTGTATTTCACCTCGCCTTCAACCACGTACCAGCCGCCGTCGAGGTTATCCACGCTTGTATTCTCTGTGAGCACTGTGTAATCCGTAACAGTCTGTTCGACACCGTTTTCGTCAATGTAGGCAATAGGCATAACAATCTTGAATTCTTTTTCAAGCTCCGTTGTACGCAACTTGTAATTTTTGCTATTGGCATCATTTTCATCGAGTGCAACCTTAGCGGTGTCATTGCCTACTTCTACCGCAGCACCCGTCACCACCAAGCGAGCCACGTGTCCTTCAACAAAGCCTTCTGCCGTTACTGTCGGAACATGTTCCTTGCCATCGTAGGCAAACACGGTCTGTTCCCCCCAAACTATCGAAATTACTTTCGGCTCAACGGTCAACGTTCCTGCGACAGAATCAATTTCGTAGTTGTCGGCTTTCAAGCCACTCGGCGTAATGGCGTATTGGCCGACATCATCGTACTGTTTGTAACCTATTTCAAGAGCAAGTTCGCCCTTCAAGACTTCGCTGGTTTCATTTCCTACAAATCCTTCATAGGCAACACCTGCGCTAGCAGGTTCGTCGCCATAGACAATCGTATCGTTCAAGGCGGTAATCTTGAGCGGAGCCTTATCGATTGTAAATAACTTTTGGACTTCGCCGTAATATTTTCCAGCCCCCTTGACGATTACTTTAGCCGTATCGGAGGCGTTCAAGTTGTCTTTATAAGCAAGCGTGTAGTCCTTGCCCAGTTCAAGCACATTTTCGCCGATGGTTACAACAGGTTCCAGGCGAATCGAATCCCCGGTGTAGGTTGCGCCGGAAATATTGGCGATAACAATATTGTCGGGGAAAGGCATGAGCGGCGTAAGCGTCTTGTTTTTGATAGATTCGAGATTTTCATCAGTGAGCGTGCCTCTATACTCGTTGCCGTTTTCATCTACGAAGGATTTACCCTCGGCGATGGAGACGGTGCATGAATCAGCACCGAGATAGATGCTGCTGACCTTGATGAAGTCGGTGCTGTTCGTCCAACCAAGGGTGATATGGCCAGCGTTAGTGTTGATGCCAGAGTTGTCCCCAGAAGCCGTGACCTTACCGCCGCTTATCGTGACAGTTTCCTTACTGTAGATGCCGTAAGTACTTGTGGCCTCGACGCTGCCGCCACTTATCGTGACTCCATCATAACCGTAGATGCCGTAACCGTTTTTGCCAGTGGCCGTGACCTTGCCGCCGCTTATCGTGATATCGCTCCAACTGAAGATGCCGATACCGTTTGTGCCATTTGCGGTGTCGTTCAAAATTCCGCTTTGCTCGTTCTGCCCGTAGATGGTCAGATTATTCGATGCATCGATTCCATATTTACCTTCAGTTTTAATCTCCATCTCCGCACCGTCCGCAAGGATGAGGTGTGCGTCACCGCTAAACTTGACTTGGCTCGTGTATTTCACCTCGCCTTGCACCACGTACCAGCCGCCGGGGAGGTTGCTCACGTTGGTTGAGGAGGTAAGCACGGTGTAATCCGTAACAGTTTTAGTCTTGCCGTTTTCGTCGATGTATTCGACAGGCGTATTCTCAGTCCAATGTGCGTAGGCAGTCGTATTGCCGGTGATTGCAGCGGAGAAGTCGAATTCCGTGTCGCCGTCTGTGGCGGTAAACCAACCCTCAAACGTGAAACCGCTGCGAATCGGGTCGGCGGGTTTTTCGACGTGAGCAACGCCGTTTTCGTCGAAAGTTGCCGGGAGCATTACAGGAGCTTTGCCGTCTTGCAAGTCCAACGCAACCGCATAGCAAGGCTCAAGTTTTTTGCCTTCAATAGCGGAAAGTTGCTCGCCAGTG
It includes:
- a CDS encoding MBG domain-containing protein yields the protein NGGVTISGGSVTATGNYNGIYNDKGNITLGWTNSTDFIKVSSIHLGVDSCTVSIAEGKSFKDEKGNVYSGPLTGEQLSAIEGKKLEPCYAVALDLQDGKAPVMLPATFDENGVAHVEKPADPIRSGFTFEGWFTATDGDTEFDFSAAITGNTTAYAHWTENTPVEYIDENGKTKTVTDYTVLTSSTNVSNLPGGWYVVQGEVKYTSQVKFSGDAHLILADGAEMEIKTEGKYGIDASNNLTIYGQNEQSGILNDTANGTNGIGIFSWSDITISGGKVTATGKNGYGIYGYDGVTISGGSVEATSTYGIYSKETVTISGGKVTASGDNSGINTNAGHITLGWTNSTDFIKVSSIYLGADSCTVSIAEGKSFVDENGNEYRGTLTDENLESIKNKTLTPLMPFPDNIVIANISGATYTGDSIRLEPVVTIGENVLELGKDYTLAYKDNLNASDTAKVIVKGAGKYYGEVQKLFTIDKAPLKITALNDTIVYGDEPASAGVAYEGFVGNETSEVLKGELALEIGYKQYDDVGQYAITPSGLKADNYEIDSVAGTLTVEPKVISIVWGEQTVFAYDGKEHVPTVTAEGFVEGHVARLVVTGAAVEVGNDTAKVALDENDANSKNYKLRTTELEKEFKIVMPIAYIDENGVEQTVTDYTVLTENTSVDNLDGGWYVVEGEVKYTSQVKFSGDAHLILADGATMEIETKGVSEHGIYASNNLTIYGQSKQSDQSDQSGTLKVSATGSGIYSRGNITIIGGSVTATSEYGYGIYSGNITLGWTNSTDYIYASGYYSENGISIAEGKSLRTDEKMLTGMVINNDDINGKTLVPSSFDGKFLSNASIAVADIPVQKYADGKPVCPSVLVTDGKDTLNAGTDYTVTCFNNTAVSSATLDEAAIAQITGKGNYAGAIQKRFFIWNNIRDYAAVQVFEDADGKTHAEIDGAYDGADAVAIDEDVENVAVKFNREFTPNSGFSTIMLPFDIEAKNLTGVKSVIEFAGVVDNNGKNAVGMTYVWCNATLGEEELEKGHTNCNGLQGELKAYTPYMIEMESATLGINGGVTLKATVTPEARVDDWVFRGTLAMHEWTSEEMKNTKIWGFAAQQQGDFKIGEFVPFGAGAWILPFRAFMEYDPDGNKGSSGAPVPKGELGPTVASIDLPETMEVVIVSREGGEEHTTVIGRLNTRTGEIRLNNVGRRTFDLKGRSVGKPKAKGIYLKK